One part of the Neisseria zalophi genome encodes these proteins:
- the tsaB gene encoding tRNA (adenosine(37)-N6)-threonylcarbamoyltransferase complex dimerization subunit type 1 TsaB, producing the protein MQTDFSRPVLAIDTSTSFLSLALRVDGKTIIRHEEVGNKQSELILPHIGAMLAEAGMTAADLGVVVYAQGPGAFTGLRIGTGVAQGLATPFDIPLVGVPCLDAVAYQITAPCVLAATDARMGEVFYAWFDTERQQRLSDYLVGKAAEIEVPAAESMPQGVGNAFALDDKPPFAGRADMPTAADYLQLASSGRYPATDAAHAELLYVRNKIALTAKEQAERKGGRP; encoded by the coding sequence ATACAAACCGATTTCTCGCGCCCTGTTTTGGCCATTGATACCAGCACATCATTTTTGTCGCTGGCGTTGCGTGTGGACGGCAAAACGATTATCCGGCACGAAGAAGTAGGTAATAAACAATCCGAACTGATTTTGCCGCATATCGGCGCTATGTTGGCGGAAGCCGGCATGACCGCCGCCGATTTGGGTGTAGTAGTTTATGCACAAGGGCCGGGTGCGTTTACCGGCTTGCGTATCGGTACCGGTGTGGCGCAGGGCTTGGCTACCCCGTTTGATATTCCCTTGGTGGGCGTACCGTGTTTGGATGCGGTGGCTTATCAGATAACGGCACCATGCGTATTGGCGGCAACCGATGCGCGCATGGGCGAAGTCTTTTATGCTTGGTTCGATACGGAACGGCAACAACGTTTAAGCGATTATCTGGTAGGCAAAGCAGCGGAAATCGAAGTACCGGCAGCAGAAAGCATGCCGCAAGGTGTCGGCAATGCGTTTGCCTTGGATGATAAACCGCCGTTTGCCGGGCGTGCCGATATGCCGACGGCAGCCGATTATTTGCAATTGGCATCTTCGGGGCGCTATCCGGCGACAGATGCGGCGCATGCCGAGCTATTGTATGTTCGCAATAAAATCGCGTTAACGGCAAAAGAACAAGCCGAGCGCAAAGGCGGGCGGCCGTGA